A window of the Candidatus Poribacteria bacterium genome harbors these coding sequences:
- a CDS encoding response regulator, protein MARKKILLIDDEPEVIETVKFLLNLKNFDVVDARDGVEGLAKAREEKPDLILLDIMLPNMNGYEVCANLKRDPETSDIPVLFLTARDDTDSVMRAHRAGADDYIVKPFSTTILFNKIKRHLAAKKAAA, encoded by the coding sequence ATGGCGAGGAAAAAGATACTTTTGATAGACGATGAGCCCGAAGTGATTGAGACGGTCAAGTTCCTTCTGAATCTGAAGAACTTCGATGTCGTCGATGCCAGGGATGGCGTCGAGGGATTGGCCAAAGCAAGAGAGGAGAAGCCGGACCTGATACTTCTGGATATCATGCTTCCGAACATGAACGGGTATGAGGTGTGTGCGAATCTGAAGCGTGATCCGGAGACCAGCGATATACCGGTGTTATTTCTTACGGCGAGGGATGACACGGACTCCGTCATGAGGGCTCATCGGGCAGGGGCTGATGATTATATCGTTAAGCCCTTCAGCACGACGATCCTCTTCAACAAGATAAAAAGGCATCTCGCTGCTAAAAAGGCAGCGGCCTAA
- the dnaX gene encoding DNA polymerase III subunit gamma/tau, producing MRLHVVLSRKWRPQKFSEVVGQDHVITTLQNSLAAGRVAHAYLFSGPRGTGKTTVARILAKAVNCLNLQNPQSKPEPCNECINCRNITSGRTFDVIEMDAASSRGIDQIRDLRENVKLSPSGCKYKVYIIDEVHMLTPEAFNALLKTLEEPPQHVIFILATTEKHKVLETITSRCLQFNFRRLSYDEIAGRLKFLARSEGFDVDDEALEIIARNADGCLRDAENMLEQMVASAQGRITAEYASIMLGLGPAHLMDELSRCMLKQDLPGAISALDGLTESGADLTQCLKNLIGFFHDLMLLKINPDLRKLIDASGSRVNEMLSMISDVSLDRLRRIVKVLMRTERDIKELGYERFNLETALVEICQLRDGVPIEEALERLEEIEAKIETMPTEIKTPVIPSPKPSPVQEISVERKEGEPVSEDELKKIWEKLLAEAKENSMALYSFMREGGPVSLQGNRLTISVANSVGKEYVEKDESREFILRTLKDLLGKEIQIEVVVQEPPGQEERKPSTSQFTLYHKAMRDDGVRMVLEAFSGEIVEIGD from the coding sequence ATGAGATTGCACGTGGTTCTATCGCGCAAATGGCGTCCACAGAAGTTCAGTGAGGTCGTCGGCCAGGATCACGTGATAACCACCTTACAGAACTCCCTTGCCGCAGGCAGGGTGGCCCATGCCTATCTGTTTAGCGGCCCTAGGGGAACGGGAAAGACCACGGTCGCTCGAATCTTGGCCAAAGCCGTCAACTGCCTCAACCTCCAAAACCCTCAATCGAAACCGGAGCCGTGTAACGAGTGCATCAACTGCAGGAACATCACCTCCGGCAGGACGTTCGACGTGATAGAGATGGACGCCGCCTCCAGCCGAGGCATAGATCAGATCAGAGATCTGAGGGAGAACGTCAAACTCTCACCAAGCGGATGCAAATATAAGGTCTATATCATAGATGAGGTACATATGCTCACACCTGAGGCCTTCAACGCCTTATTGAAAACCCTCGAGGAACCCCCTCAGCACGTGATATTCATCCTGGCCACCACCGAGAAACACAAGGTGTTGGAGACGATCACATCCAGGTGTCTTCAGTTCAACTTCAGGAGGCTCTCCTACGATGAGATAGCCGGCAGGCTCAAATTCCTAGCCCGCTCAGAAGGGTTCGATGTCGATGACGAGGCGCTGGAGATCATAGCCCGTAACGCCGACGGATGCCTGCGCGATGCCGAGAACATGCTCGAACAGATGGTCGCATCGGCTCAGGGAAGGATCACAGCGGAGTACGCGTCGATCATGCTGGGCCTAGGCCCTGCACACCTGATGGATGAACTTTCAAGATGTATGCTCAAACAAGACCTCCCCGGCGCTATCTCAGCCCTCGACGGACTAACCGAAAGCGGGGCCGATCTGACCCAGTGCCTCAAAAACCTCATAGGCTTCTTCCACGACCTGATGCTGCTGAAGATCAATCCCGATCTAAGAAAACTCATCGACGCATCCGGCTCCAGGGTGAACGAAATGCTATCCATGATCTCCGACGTCTCACTGGACAGATTGAGACGAATCGTAAAGGTGCTGATGAGGACGGAGAGGGATATCAAGGAACTGGGATATGAGCGGTTTAACCTGGAGACCGCTCTGGTGGAGATCTGCCAGCTCCGCGACGGGGTGCCGATAGAGGAGGCCCTGGAAAGGCTGGAGGAGATTGAGGCTAAGATAGAGACGATGCCGACGGAGATAAAAACGCCCGTGATCCCCTCTCCCAAACCCTCACCGGTTCAGGAGATAAGCGTTGAGCGGAAGGAGGGGGAACCGGTGAGCGAGGATGAGCTGAAAAAGATCTGGGAGAAGCTCTTGGCGGAAGCCAAGGAGAACAGCATGGCGCTCTACTCCTTCATGAGGGAGGGGGGACCGGTCTCGCTGCAGGGCAACAGACTGACCATCTCCGTCGCCAACTCGGTCGGTAAGGAGTACGTGGAGAAGGATGAAAGCAGGGAGTTCATACTCAGGACCCTTAAGGACCTCCTCGGCAAGGAGATACAGATAGAGGTGGTCGTTCAGGAGCCACCTGGCCAGGAGGAGAGGAAACCTTCCACCTCACAGTTCACCCTCTATCATAAGGCGATGAGGGACGATGGGGTGAGGATGGTCCTGGAGGCGTTTTCAGGTGAGATAGTTGAGATAGGAGATTAG
- a CDS encoding prepilin-type N-terminal cleavage/methylation domain-containing protein: MKGFTLIELMAVMVIAAVMMAVLIPRFSSDVLWKVKSYSTAKRIASYLIYTRSLAINTSRDHKIEFMPSEGPFTKFEIWKEFEGGWAKVEQGNLPVDVNITGNSQFIFQPLGGTTSGGEIHVIKGEYHYVVDVDPIIGRIEVREE, translated from the coding sequence ATGAAAGGCTTTACCCTTATAGAGCTGATGGCAGTTATGGTAATAGCTGCTGTAATGATGGCGGTGCTCATACCGAGGTTCAGCTCCGATGTGCTGTGGAAGGTGAAGAGCTATTCCACCGCGAAGAGGATAGCCTCATATCTCATCTATACCCGCTCGCTGGCTATAAACACATCTAGGGATCATAAGATAGAGTTCATGCCTTCGGAAGGCCCCTTTACGAAATTCGAGATATGGAAGGAGTTCGAGGGGGGATGGGCCAAGGTCGAGCAGGGAAATCTACCGGTGGATGTCAATATCACAGGGAACTCGCAGTTCATCTTTCAACCTCTCGGAGGAACGACCTCCGGCGGCGAGATCCATGTGATCAAAGGGGAGTACCATTACGTCGTGGACGTCGATCCCATCATCGGTAGGATAGAGGTGAGAGAGGAATGA
- a CDS encoding type II secretion system F family protein, with protein sequence MQTFSYNAIDRSGKRISGTLTAENESEARAKLRRMGLFVTGISRVGKLSLWRSERKVKVSELALFTEELAAMLDSGIPLVRSLDTLTRQVETPKLKRTLREVQNDLKRGLTFADALNEHPDVFSPFYVSIVRAGEAGEVLKDMLAKLSKYLEAEAELRRKVRSALVYPIAVTVIAFIAVAFLTLFVIPRFSTVYVKIGASLPLPTVILVGLSRTIGRYWWALLVLGAGLAYLIRRLLKTKRGKRWLDRNTLKIPFFGALNRKTITSRFLKIFAALINSGIPISDCLDIIDQVFQNSVIAELIARLKRSVTRGGGITPILVESRLFSPVTIQMISAGEEMGELGEMLDRSSDFLEREVDVTVKRMVNTLVPALTLILTAIIGFIVMAIYLPMFDIMGRISR encoded by the coding sequence ATGCAGACCTTCTCATACAATGCAATCGACAGATCGGGGAAGAGGATAAGCGGAACGCTAACGGCCGAGAATGAATCAGAGGCAAGGGCTAAGTTGAGGAGGATGGGGTTATTCGTGACGGGTATATCGAGGGTGGGTAAGCTCTCGCTTTGGCGATCTGAAAGGAAGGTTAAGGTCTCAGAACTTGCCCTTTTCACCGAAGAGCTGGCCGCGATGCTCGATTCCGGCATACCACTTGTCAGATCGCTCGATACGCTCACACGCCAGGTTGAAACACCAAAGCTCAAAAGGACGCTGCGCGAGGTTCAAAACGATCTGAAACGAGGGCTGACGTTCGCCGATGCTCTCAACGAACATCCCGATGTCTTCTCCCCTTTCTATGTAAGTATCGTCAGGGCGGGAGAGGCAGGAGAGGTGCTCAAGGATATGCTGGCGAAGCTCTCCAAATATCTGGAAGCTGAGGCAGAACTCAGACGTAAGGTTCGATCGGCTCTGGTATATCCGATCGCCGTTACCGTTATAGCCTTCATCGCTGTCGCATTTTTGACGCTGTTTGTTATCCCGCGCTTCTCGACCGTTTACGTGAAGATCGGAGCTTCGCTGCCGCTGCCAACCGTTATTCTGGTAGGCTTAAGCAGAACGATCGGCAGATACTGGTGGGCTTTGCTCGTTTTAGGTGCTGGGTTAGCTTATCTGATCAGGCGGCTTCTCAAAACGAAGAGAGGTAAAAGATGGCTGGATAGAAACACGTTGAAGATCCCCTTTTTCGGCGCGCTTAACCGCAAGACGATCACCTCGAGGTTTCTTAAGATCTTCGCAGCACTTATAAACAGTGGAATCCCTATAAGCGACTGCCTCGACATTATAGATCAGGTCTTCCAAAATTCGGTCATAGCCGAGCTGATCGCTAGGCTCAAGAGAAGCGTAACAAGGGGCGGGGGAATAACTCCCATTCTGGTCGAAAGCCGCCTCTTTTCGCCCGTTACCATACAGATGATCTCCGCTGGAGAGGAGATGGGGGAGCTGGGTGAGATGCTGGATAGAAGCTCCGATTTCCTGGAACGAGAGGTGGATGTGACCGTTAAAAGGATGGTGAACACCCTTGTGCCGGCTCTGACGTTGATATTGACAGCCATTATCGGGTTCATCGTCATGGCCATCTATCTCCCGATGTTCGACATAATGGGGAGAATATCGAGATGA
- the tadA gene encoding Flp pilus assembly complex ATPase component TadA has product MPGKARPRLGDILLQEGLITEAELKEALEEQRRSGERLGEILVKQGYITSAQLGKALEKQLGIPYVDLSEVNIHPQVARLIPEEIARRYTCIPVKIEKNWLYVAMSPPISLKTVEEIKLQTGLRIRPLIATRAEILRAINHYFSIEQATKQAIIDMRFHEFKPGEEEEEDLESLIRIGEDPVIELVDSIISGAINAGASDVHFDPQYPEMRVRYRIDGVLHDVTIIPKYVEPAVISRIKVMADMDIAERRHPQDGHISIERDGRQLDIRVSTILTINGEKVVMRILDKESLKIELEEIGLSEKDEKIVKELIGRPHGMILVTGPTGSGKTTTLYSILRRFDKEAMNIITIEDPVEYRLEGINQIQVNPHIGLGFATVLRTVLRQDPDVIMVGEIRDPETADIAIQAALTGHRVLSTVHTNDAPSAVVRLTDMGVQPFLIAASVTGVISQRLVRVICSECRESYKPPEDELLQLGVEPGEVGEIKLYRGRGCKFCFHTGYKGRTGIFEVMVVNDEIRKLIVEKASTDDIRKAAIESGMITLRQDAAIKVLRGITTLEEINRVIYTEV; this is encoded by the coding sequence TTGCCAGGGAAGGCCAGACCCAGATTGGGGGATATCCTCCTACAGGAGGGGTTGATAACCGAGGCGGAGTTAAAGGAGGCGCTTGAAGAACAGAGGCGCAGCGGGGAAAGGCTCGGTGAGATCTTAGTTAAGCAGGGATATATCACCTCAGCTCAGCTCGGCAAAGCCCTCGAAAAACAACTCGGTATTCCCTATGTTGACCTTTCGGAAGTCAACATTCACCCTCAGGTGGCGAGACTCATCCCCGAGGAGATAGCCCGTAGATATACCTGTATTCCCGTTAAGATCGAGAAAAACTGGCTATATGTGGCTATGTCCCCTCCGATAAGTCTAAAGACGGTGGAAGAGATAAAGCTGCAGACGGGATTGAGGATAAGACCGCTTATAGCCACTAGGGCGGAGATACTCAGGGCGATCAACCATTATTTCAGCATCGAACAGGCGACGAAACAGGCGATCATAGATATGAGGTTCCATGAGTTCAAGCCGGGTGAGGAAGAGGAGGAAGATCTAGAATCGCTGATTCGGATCGGCGAGGATCCGGTCATAGAGCTGGTGGATTCGATCATCTCAGGTGCGATCAACGCGGGGGCAAGCGACGTACATTTCGATCCTCAATACCCTGAAATGCGCGTCAGATACCGGATAGATGGCGTGCTTCATGATGTGACCATAATCCCGAAATACGTCGAGCCGGCTGTTATCTCGCGTATCAAGGTGATGGCCGACATGGACATAGCCGAGAGACGTCATCCACAAGACGGTCATATCTCAATAGAAAGGGATGGCAGACAATTGGATATTCGTGTCTCGACCATACTGACGATAAACGGCGAAAAGGTGGTCATGCGAATCCTCGATAAAGAATCGCTTAAGATCGAGCTCGAGGAGATAGGACTTTCGGAGAAAGACGAGAAGATCGTCAAGGAGCTCATCGGCAGGCCACACGGCATGATACTTGTCACAGGCCCGACCGGCAGCGGAAAGACCACGACCCTATATTCGATTCTGCGTCGGTTCGACAAAGAGGCGATGAACATAATCACCATCGAGGATCCCGTTGAATACAGGCTCGAGGGAATCAACCAGATTCAGGTTAATCCGCACATAGGGTTGGGGTTTGCCACCGTGTTACGGACGGTCCTCCGCCAAGATCCCGATGTGATCATGGTCGGCGAGATCAGAGATCCTGAGACGGCCGATATCGCCATTCAGGCGGCCCTCACGGGGCATAGGGTTTTAAGCACAGTACACACGAACGATGCTCCTAGCGCTGTGGTGAGGCTGACGGATATGGGGGTGCAGCCCTTTCTGATCGCCGCTTCCGTTACAGGGGTTATCTCACAGAGATTGGTGAGGGTTATATGCTCTGAATGCAGAGAGAGCTATAAACCGCCGGAGGATGAACTCCTTCAACTCGGCGTGGAGCCGGGGGAGGTCGGGGAGATAAAGTTGTATCGAGGACGTGGGTGTAAATTTTGCTTCCACACGGGATATAAAGGTAGAACCGGAATATTCGAGGTGATGGTGGTGAACGATGAGATCAGAAAGTTGATCGTCGAGAAGGCCTCCACGGACGATATCAGAAAGGCGGCAATAGAGTCGGGGATGATCACCCTTCGACAAGATGCTGCGATCAAGGTACTTAGAGGTATAACCACGCTTGAAGAGATAAACAGGGTGATCTACACCGAGGTGTGA
- a CDS encoding prepilin-type N-terminal cleavage/methylation domain-containing protein produces MIIRGNHKGFTLIELLLVVVILAVLAAIAIPRFSSSAKEAKISACKANIANINTQLELYYTKNGTWPDNLSDFLNNKEYFPDGPPTCPFGDPYELDPKTHRVVPHNHQ; encoded by the coding sequence ATGATCATCAGGGGAAACCATAAGGGTTTCACACTGATCGAGCTTCTGCTTGTGGTGGTTATTTTAGCGGTGTTAGCTGCTATAGCCATACCACGTTTCTCATCCAGCGCCAAGGAAGCCAAGATCTCGGCATGTAAGGCGAACATCGCCAATATCAATACACAACTGGAGCTATATTACACGAAAAACGGCACATGGCCCGATAATCTGAGCGATTTCCTGAATAACAAGGAGTATTTCCCCGACGGGCCTCCCACCTGCCCGTTTGGTGATCCTTATGAGCTCGATCCAAAGACCCACAGGGTTGTCCCTCACAACCATCAGTAA
- the recR gene encoding recombination protein RecR: MPYYPKPLERLINELRRLPGVGIKTAQRLAFHMMKMSPEEISALAKAIADLHSSLTYCSICGNITEIGRDPCDICSDPTRDHSLICVVEEPDDLLALERTGRYKGVYHVLMGALSPLEGITPDDLRIKELFERVNNEDIREVIIATNHTTEGQATAIYLANQLGKLNIKVTRIAYGIPVGGDLEYIDEVTLAKALEGRREMI, encoded by the coding sequence ATGCCATACTATCCCAAACCGCTCGAAAGACTTATCAATGAACTGAGAAGGTTGCCCGGAGTGGGCATAAAGACGGCCCAGAGACTGGCGTTTCACATGATGAAGATGTCTCCGGAGGAGATCTCCGCTCTGGCCAAGGCGATAGCCGATCTGCATTCCTCTCTCACCTATTGCTCGATCTGCGGCAACATCACCGAAATCGGAAGGGATCCATGTGATATCTGCTCCGATCCCACCCGGGATCACTCCCTCATCTGCGTGGTAGAGGAACCCGACGACCTACTCGCCCTGGAGAGGACGGGTAGATATAAAGGCGTATACCATGTCCTCATGGGGGCCCTTTCACCGCTCGAGGGGATCACCCCCGACGACCTGAGGATAAAGGAGCTTTTCGAGAGGGTTAACAACGAGGATATCAGGGAGGTGATAATCGCAACCAATCACACAACTGAAGGGCAGGCGACCGCCATATATCTGGCCAATCAGCTTGGGAAATTGAACATCAAGGTCACCCGAATCGCCTATGGCATCCCCGTAGGTGGCGATCTGGAGTATATCGACGAGGTAACTCTGGCCAAGGCGCTGGA
- a CDS encoding YbaB/EbfC family nucleoid-associated protein, which produces MAKGMGSIIKQAQKLQKRMMELQEELANKTVEATVGGGMVTVVANGQREILSIKISPEVVDPEDVEMLEDLILAAVNEASRKAQELMVQEMEKLTGGIRIPGLI; this is translated from the coding sequence ATGGCAAAAGGTATGGGAAGCATAATCAAACAGGCTCAGAAGCTGCAGAAGAGGATGATGGAACTCCAGGAGGAACTGGCCAATAAGACGGTAGAGGCAACCGTAGGGGGAGGGATGGTCACCGTCGTGGCAAACGGTCAGAGAGAGATCCTCTCCATAAAGATCTCCCCTGAGGTGGTTGATCCCGAGGATGTGGAGATGCTGGAGGACCTCATCCTCGCAGCGGTCAATGAGGCCTCTCGAAAGGCTCAAGAGCTTATGGTCCAGGAGATGGAGAAGCTAACGGGAGGGATCAGAATTCCCGGCCTGATCTGA